The genomic DNA TGCCGAAGGAGTACTGGCACACGGTCGACCTCTTCGTCGCGCTCGCGACCGCGGCGGCGGTGACCACGAAGCTGAAGGTGGCGTCGGGCATCTGCCTCCTCGTCGAGCGCGATCCGATCACGACCGCGAAGGAGGTGGCGAGCGTCGATCATCTCTCGCGCGGCCGGGTCATCTTCGGCGTCGGGGGCGGCTGGAACGCCGAGGAGATGGAGCACCACGGTACGCCGTTCAAGTCGCGCTGGAAGATCCTGCGCGAGCGCGTCGCCGCCATGAAGAAGATCTGGACCGAGGAGGAGGCCGCGTTCGAGGGCACGTTCGTCAAGTTCGAGCCCATCTGGTCCTACCCGAAGCCGGTGCAGAAGCCGCACCCGCCGATCGTGCTCGGCGCGCACGGTCCGCTCGCGATCAAGCGGGTGGTCGACTACTGCGACGGCTGGATCCCGATCGGGGTGCGGGCCGGGGACTTGAAGGCGAGCATCGCGGAGCTGCACCGCGCGGCGCGCGAGAAGGGGA from Candidatus Eisenbacteria bacterium includes the following:
- a CDS encoding LLM class F420-dependent oxidoreductase: PTDYAIRVDELARATEERGFESIWFPEHTHIPASRRSPWPGGPNLPKEYWHTVDLFVALATAAAVTTKLKVASGICLLVERDPITTAKEVASVDHLSRGRVIFGVGGGWNAEEMEHHGTPFKSRWKILRERVAAMKKIWTEEEAAFEGTFVKFEPIWSYPKPVQKPHPPIVLGAHGPLAIKRVVDYCDGWIPIGVRAGDLKASIAELHRAAREKGRDPRSISISLYGAPGDPDALRELGDAGVTRAIFALPPKGAADVLPLLDRYAGAMRAARA